From a single Aggregatilinea lenta genomic region:
- a CDS encoding cyclase family protein, producing the protein MSGHALHAAPIYDITRLLSPQTAPWPGDEPFSFEHTGQISSGYAVNLTRITSSPHVGTHADAPYHVVEGGAHPADLPLDKYLGPAHVVSVARQHGGIVPADLDGHNLNGVQRLLIHTWVSELPGGQWPDDFPYPTVMLADWLAAQGGVLLGLDSPSMDAFDSKTLPCHHRLVEHGIVNLENLCLAGVPDGRYELIALPLKLAGVCGSPVRAVLRPLNQ; encoded by the coding sequence ATGAGCGGTCACGCGCTGCACGCCGCGCCAATCTATGACATCACACGGCTGCTGTCGCCCCAAACGGCCCCCTGGCCCGGCGACGAGCCGTTCAGCTTCGAGCATACCGGGCAAATCAGCAGCGGCTACGCCGTCAACCTGACGCGCATCACGTCCAGCCCGCACGTGGGCACACACGCCGACGCGCCGTATCACGTCGTCGAGGGCGGCGCGCATCCCGCCGATCTGCCCCTGGACAAGTATCTCGGCCCAGCGCACGTCGTCAGCGTGGCGCGGCAGCACGGCGGCATCGTGCCCGCCGACCTGGACGGCCACAATCTGAACGGCGTCCAGCGGCTGTTGATCCATACCTGGGTCAGCGAGCTGCCGGGCGGCCAGTGGCCAGACGACTTCCCGTACCCGACGGTGATGCTGGCCGACTGGCTGGCGGCGCAGGGTGGGGTACTGCTGGGCCTCGACAGCCCGTCGATGGACGCCTTCGACAGCAAAACGCTGCCGTGCCATCACCGGCTGGTCGAGCACGGAATCGTGAATCTTGAGAATTTGTGCCTGGCCGGAGTGCCGGATGGGCGCTACGAGTTGATCGCGCTGCCGTTGAAGCTGGCCGGGGTCTGTGGTAGTCCTGTGCGGGCTGTTTTGCGCCCGTTGAACCAGTAA
- a CDS encoding response regulator, with the protein MPSVLVVDDEPGLLRLFSELVARLGVTTLQASGGIRAIELLRKDTPDLMILDLAMPEVSGQDVLEYVRTQPRLDSMKIMILTARPYMVPEVEALGIDRWVSKPVMPLDFLDHVRDLLAEHTD; encoded by the coding sequence ATGCCATCTGTATTAGTCGTTGACGACGAGCCGGGACTGCTTAGGCTCTTCTCGGAACTGGTTGCTCGCCTTGGCGTGACGACCCTTCAGGCGTCCGGCGGCATTAGAGCGATCGAGCTGCTTCGCAAAGACACCCCGGACCTGATGATCCTGGACCTCGCCATGCCTGAAGTATCGGGCCAGGACGTGCTCGAATACGTGCGCACCCAGCCCCGCCTCGACAGCATGAAGATCATGATCCTGACCGCGCGCCCCTATATGGTCCCCGAAGTGGAGGCGCTCGGCATCGACCGCTGGGTTTCCAAGCCGGTCATGCCGCTGGACTTTCTCGACCACGTGCGCGACCTGCTGGCCGAGCACACCGACTGA
- a CDS encoding aminotransferase class V-fold PLP-dependent enzyme: MAGDPLLKWRDEFPILSTCTYLISNSLGAMPRGVYDRLHEFADQWATLGVRVWGAGWWDLKRAVGDTIAPLIGAPVGSVLVHENASIANSILFSALDFSDTRRNKVVVCDQDFPSDIYTLRAMLPDHMEIVTVRSHDGMTIDADELLAAIDERTRLVSLSHVLFRSAYILPAAAITAKAHAVGAQVLFNGYHSVGVIPVDVTGWDVDYYIGGTLKWLCGGPGGVFMYVRPDLLPTLHPKITGWFAQKTPFAFDLEHVELREDAYRLANGTPGIASLYAIQPGVEIIAQVGVDAIREKSMRQTAQLIDLADRAGYEVNSPRAVKDRAGTVTLRPGEHAYEVSRELLARNIVIDYREGAGIRIAPHFYTTDDEIAQVMDAIAAILADGSWQQHAQGRVFVT, from the coding sequence ATGGCTGGCGATCCCCTTTTGAAATGGCGTGACGAGTTCCCGATCCTTTCGACCTGCACCTACCTGATCAGCAATTCGCTGGGCGCGATGCCGCGCGGGGTCTACGACCGTCTGCACGAATTCGCGGACCAGTGGGCGACGCTTGGCGTGCGCGTGTGGGGCGCGGGCTGGTGGGACCTGAAGCGCGCGGTGGGCGACACGATCGCACCGTTGATCGGCGCTCCGGTGGGCAGCGTGCTGGTCCACGAAAATGCCAGCATCGCCAACAGCATCCTGTTCAGCGCACTCGACTTCAGCGACACGCGCCGCAACAAGGTCGTCGTGTGCGACCAGGACTTCCCCTCGGATATTTATACGCTGCGCGCCATGTTGCCCGATCACATGGAAATCGTCACCGTGCGCAGCCATGACGGCATGACCATCGACGCCGACGAGCTGCTGGCGGCCATCGACGAGCGCACGCGTCTGGTGTCGCTGAGCCATGTGCTGTTTCGCAGCGCGTACATCCTGCCCGCCGCCGCGATCACGGCCAAAGCGCATGCGGTCGGCGCGCAGGTGCTGTTCAACGGCTACCACAGCGTCGGCGTGATCCCGGTGGATGTGACCGGCTGGGACGTGGATTATTACATCGGCGGCACGCTGAAGTGGCTGTGCGGCGGGCCGGGCGGCGTGTTTATGTATGTGCGGCCCGACCTGCTCCCCACGCTCCACCCGAAGATCACCGGCTGGTTCGCGCAGAAGACGCCCTTCGCGTTCGACCTGGAACACGTCGAGCTGCGTGAGGACGCCTACCGGCTGGCGAACGGCACGCCGGGCATCGCGTCGCTGTACGCGATCCAACCCGGAGTCGAGATCATCGCGCAAGTGGGCGTGGACGCGATCCGCGAGAAGTCGATGCGTCAAACCGCGCAGTTGATCGATCTGGCCGACCGCGCCGGGTACGAGGTCAACTCGCCGCGCGCCGTCAAGGACCGCGCGGGCACGGTGACGCTGCGTCCCGGCGAGCACGCCTATGAAGTCTCGCGCGAGCTGCTGGCGCGGAATATCGTCATCGACTACCGCGAGGGCGCGGGCATTCGTATCGCGCCGCACTTCTACACCACCGACGACGAGATCGCGCAGGTGATGGACGCCATTGCCGCCATTCTCGCGGACGGAAGCTGGCAGCAGCACGCGCAGGGCCGCGTATTCGTGACGTAG
- a CDS encoding class I SAM-dependent methyltransferase produces MTVDNVWQIYRTQGYAGVLAADVHTAMGHFYVALLAWGKDDIEQALMSAHVADALEPENPIFRQAVTYLERVRAQGKGGVYVDGEAFAAFIRGGGNIGLYAAVSDALRLIYQDYETLSVLDIGVGDGLALLPALTRNITRLTLVEPSEAMLGRTTAALDDWRMPYRAYALPVQEFMQVSGDAHWSVIQATWSLQSLAPPERPTVFEWMRAHGDRVLIAEFDVPNFEDLYAPERVQYILSHYVDGLAEYPDDGRLVAQGFLMPVMFGYFDRSAARINYEEPIEAWVAALQSAGFARVETRSLFPYWWAEAVLIDAR; encoded by the coding sequence ATGACGGTTGACAACGTCTGGCAGATTTACCGCACGCAGGGCTATGCAGGCGTGTTGGCGGCGGACGTGCATACCGCGATGGGGCATTTTTACGTCGCGCTGCTGGCGTGGGGCAAGGATGACATCGAACAGGCGCTGATGTCGGCGCACGTGGCCGACGCGTTGGAACCGGAGAATCCGATCTTCCGGCAGGCGGTGACGTACCTGGAACGCGTCCGGGCGCAGGGCAAGGGCGGCGTGTACGTGGACGGCGAGGCGTTCGCGGCGTTCATCCGGGGCGGCGGCAACATCGGCCTGTATGCGGCGGTGAGCGACGCGCTGCGCCTGATCTACCAGGACTACGAGACGCTCAGCGTGCTCGATATCGGCGTGGGGGACGGGCTGGCGCTGCTGCCCGCGCTCACGCGGAACATCACACGCCTGACGCTGGTCGAGCCATCCGAGGCGATGCTGGGCCGGACCACGGCGGCGCTGGACGACTGGCGCATGCCTTACCGCGCCTATGCACTGCCTGTGCAGGAGTTTATGCAGGTGTCGGGGGACGCGCACTGGTCCGTGATCCAGGCGACGTGGAGCTTACAGTCGCTTGCGCCGCCCGAGCGCCCGACGGTGTTCGAGTGGATGCGTGCCCACGGCGACCGCGTGCTGATCGCGGAATTCGACGTGCCGAACTTCGAGGATCTCTACGCGCCGGAGCGGGTGCAGTATATCCTCTCGCACTACGTGGACGGACTGGCGGAATATCCAGACGACGGCAGGCTGGTGGCGCAGGGCTTCCTGATGCCAGTGATGTTCGGCTACTTCGACCGTAGCGCGGCGCGCATAAATTACGAGGAACCAATCGAGGCGTGGGTTGCGGCGCTGCAGTCGGCAGGCTTTGCTAGGGTCGAGACGCGATCTTTGTTCCCGTACTGGTGGGCGGAGGCAGTACTGATCGACGCGCGGTAG
- a CDS encoding ATP-binding protein — MSNGQAHSSDERAALLIEAARHLQQGEYEIDLPISAGNDELGQLASALRDLSQSLKTRDEEFQRIDQITTRINEGLLLDDVLENVYDDFRELIPYDRIGFALIDDGGQTVTARWAKSSYHPLELRRGFSAPLAGSTLAAILETREPRILNDLRAYLDAKPSSESTRLIVEEGIQSSLTCPLVADGTAVGFIFFSSRQPYTYDQIHVDVFQRIAARLSIIVEKGRLASELAAQNRAVERQNQELTRLNELKNTFLGIAAHDLRSPLGVIQMALNFLMDFHDSLSVSERDTILQDAEAQVLSMLNMIDELLDITQIEAGEMELVKGTIDLADFLVEAVADHNRMAASKGSYVVLDDLPTGTIEGDPFRLRQVIDNLLSNAVKFSPPGATVRVWAEPQPDAWRINVQDEGPGVSEEDRKRLFQNFARLSARPTGGERSTGLGLAITRRLVEQHNGTIDVESLSGGGAIFWFTLPRKAA; from the coding sequence ATGAGCAACGGCCAGGCACATAGCAGTGACGAGCGCGCCGCGCTATTGATTGAGGCGGCACGGCACCTGCAGCAGGGTGAGTACGAGATCGATCTGCCCATCAGCGCCGGAAACGACGAGCTGGGACAACTGGCCTCGGCGCTGCGGGACCTGAGCCAGTCGCTCAAAACCCGCGACGAGGAATTTCAGCGTATCGACCAGATCACGACCCGGATCAACGAGGGGCTGCTGCTGGACGACGTGCTGGAAAACGTGTACGATGACTTTCGGGAGCTGATTCCCTACGACCGCATCGGCTTCGCGCTGATCGATGACGGCGGCCAGACGGTCACGGCGCGGTGGGCCAAGAGCAGTTACCATCCGCTCGAGCTACGGCGCGGCTTTTCCGCGCCACTGGCGGGCAGCACTCTGGCGGCCATTCTGGAAACGCGCGAGCCGCGCATCCTCAACGATCTGCGCGCCTACCTGGATGCGAAACCTTCGTCAGAATCGACGCGATTGATCGTGGAGGAAGGCATCCAGTCGTCGCTGACGTGTCCGCTGGTGGCGGACGGCACGGCGGTCGGGTTCATCTTCTTTTCGAGTCGCCAGCCTTACACCTACGATCAGATCCACGTCGACGTGTTCCAACGTATTGCGGCCCGCTTGTCGATCATAGTCGAGAAAGGGCGGCTGGCGTCCGAACTTGCCGCGCAGAACCGGGCCGTCGAGCGCCAGAACCAGGAGTTGACGCGGCTCAACGAGCTGAAAAACACGTTCCTGGGCATCGCCGCGCACGACCTGCGCAGCCCGCTGGGTGTGATCCAGATGGCGCTCAACTTCCTGATGGACTTCCACGACAGTCTGTCCGTGTCCGAGCGCGACACCATTTTGCAGGATGCCGAGGCGCAGGTGCTGAGCATGCTCAATATGATCGACGAGCTGCTGGACATCACGCAGATCGAGGCGGGCGAGATGGAGTTGGTGAAGGGCACCATCGACCTCGCAGACTTTCTGGTCGAAGCGGTGGCCGATCACAACCGCATGGCGGCCTCCAAGGGATCGTACGTGGTGCTGGACGATCTGCCGACCGGCACGATCGAGGGCGATCCGTTCCGGCTGCGACAGGTGATCGACAACCTGCTGTCGAACGCGGTGAAGTTTTCGCCGCCGGGCGCGACGGTGCGTGTCTGGGCCGAGCCGCAGCCGGACGCGTGGCGCATCAACGTGCAGGACGAAGGCCCCGGCGTCAGCGAGGAAGACCGCAAGCGGCTGTTCCAGAACTTCGCGCGGCTCTCCGCCCGCCCGACTGGCGGCGAGCGCAGCACGGGGCTGGGGCTGGCGATCACGCGGCGCCTCGTGGAGCAGCACAACGGCACGATCGACGTCGAGTCCCTGTCCGGCGGCGGGGCGATCTTCTGGTTTACGCTGCCACGCAAAGCGGCCTGA
- a CDS encoding ArsR/SmtB family transcription factor → MTIINAPSRCDGEVSSEQMEALDAHLLDLDTANRLAEIFKALSDPTRLRLIGLLMEHEVCVHTLEAALGMSQSAISHQLRVLRQLNLVRFRKEGRHVYYALDDEHVELLFAQGLLHVEHG, encoded by the coding sequence ATGACGATCATTAACGCGCCATCCCGGTGCGACGGCGAAGTCTCCAGCGAACAGATGGAAGCGCTCGACGCGCACCTGCTCGACCTGGACACGGCCAACCGGCTCGCGGAGATCTTCAAGGCGCTCAGCGACCCCACGCGGCTGCGGCTGATCGGGCTACTGATGGAGCACGAGGTCTGCGTACATACGTTGGAAGCCGCGCTGGGTATGAGCCAGTCGGCCATCTCGCACCAGTTGCGCGTGCTGCGCCAGTTGAATCTGGTCCGGTTCCGCAAAGAGGGGCGGCATGTTTATTACGCGCTCGACGACGAGCACGTGGAGCTGCTGTTTGCGCAGGGCCTGCTGCACGTCGAACATGGATAA